GGCCCAAAACTTGGTGGATCAGCTGCTTTACGAGATCGACCACTACGGCACGATTCTCAACGCCAATCGGACCTATCTCCTGACGCGATCGCAGCCGCCTTTTATCACGCGCATGGTGCTGGCCATGTTTGAGCACAGCCAGGACAAGGCGTGGCTGGAGTCGATCCTGCATATCCTGGAGACCTATTACTACTACTGGATGGTGCCGCCCCACCTCAACCAGTGCACAGGCCTCTCGCGCTACTACGACTTTGGAGAGGGGCCAGCGCCGGAGGTAGTGGCCTCGGAGCAGGACGATCAGGGGCGCACCCACTACGATCGCGTGCGGGAGTTTTATCGCACCTTCCGGGTGGAGGCCTACGACGTGAGCCTCTACTACGATGCCCAGACCGATACGCTGACGGACCTGTTTTACAAGGGCGATCGCTCCATGCGCGAGTCGGGCCTTGATCCAACCCACCGCTTTGGCCCCTTTAGCGTGGACATCATTCACTATGCGCCGGTGTGCCTGAATGTGCTGCTCTACCAAATGGAGCAGGATCTGGGGGAAATTCGGGCGATTTTGGGCCACGAGGAGTCGGCGGCCTACTGGCGCGATCGCGCCCAGAGCCGCGTACAGCTGATCGATCAGTTTCTCTGGGACGAGGAGCGGGGGCTGTATTTTGACTACAACTTCCGCACCGACCAGCGCCGCCACTACGAGTACGCCACGACCTTTTATCCCCTGTGGGCGGGAATTGCGTCTGAAACCCAGGCTCGCCGCGTCGTCGAAAACCTCAGCAAGTTCGAGGCCCCCGGCGGCTTGCTCACCAGCACCCACGTCACCGGCAACCAGTGGGACGCCCCCTTTGGCTGGGCACCGCTCCACCTGATGGCGGTTCAGGGGCTGCGGCGCTACGGCTACCGGGTGGAGGGCGATCGCATTGGCCGCAAGTTCCTCGCCCTGGTGCTCCAGGAGTTCGAGCGCACCAACACCCTCTTAGAGAAGTACGACGTCGAAAACTGCTCCTCAAAAGTCTCAGAGGAGATTCACTTCGGCTACAGCACCAACGAAATTGGCTTTGGCTGGACCAACGGCGTGATTCTCGAACTGCTGGCCCTGCTCAAAGACGCTGACCCCTAAACAAATCCCAAAGAATTGGGGAGCAATCTCCTGTTTCCCGCGTCTTGCATACAATCGTGAGAGAGTGACGTTTTGCGGACCCCTGCCATGGCTACTCAATCTTTTGCTGCCACACCCATGACCCATCTGCTCCTCGGCGCTCTGGCCGTGGGCGCAGGCCTGACCCTGCTCTCGGGACGGGCGATCGCCAATCCCAGCGGCACCGTCGATCCCCTCCAGGACCTCAGACCCCAAGACGCCAGCAGTGACCCCTTCTCGGGTCAAGGGGATGCGTCCAGCGTCTGGGATCTGGTGCACCAGGCCAGCATGGGCAGCCGCGATATCAATGAAGTCGCCGCCGAGCAGCGGCAAAACGTCAGCAGTGAGGCGGAGCAGTTCCGGAAGCGTCGGGAAATGCTGCTGCTCCAGCGTCAGCCCAACAATCCCGTGCTGATGGGTCCCGCGACTCCTGCGGCTCCGGCCCCTGCGCCCTAGGCTTTTGGGCCTCTAGGTGAAAGCATTCTGAGCCAATTAAAGACGCCGGCCCTAGTCGGACCGGCGTTTGGCGTGTTTGCCCCAGGGCAAACGCGATCGGAGAGACGCGGTAGGATCAAGGCCAGGTGAGCACTGCGCCGTGGCAAAGGGGGATAAATGCTAGAGCAACAAAACGGGCGATCGCGCGATTGGCGACCGGTCATCCAGCAATTTGAGGCCATCGTGGGCAAGCGGGGCGTCATTCAGCGGCGAGAAGAGCTGTTGACCTACGAGTGTGACGGCCTGACCAGCTATCGTCAGCGTCCCGCCCTAGCCGTGCTGCCCCGCACCACCGAGCAGGTGTCCGAGATTCTCAAAGTGTGCGATCGCGAAGGGATTCCCTTTGTCACTCGGGGCGCGGGCACCGGCCTGTCTGGGGGCGCGCTGCCCCTAGAAGACAGCGTCTTGGTGGTCACTTCCCTAATGCGCCAGATCCTCGAAATCGACTACGACAATCAGCGCGTCGTCGTCCAGCCCGGCATCATCAACAACTGGGTCACCCAGGCCGTCAGCGGTCGCGGCTTCTTTTATGCGCCTGACCCCTCCAGCCAGATTATTTGCTCCATCGGCGGCAACGTGGCCGAAAACTCCGGCGGTGTCCACTGCCTCAAGTACGGCGTCACCACCAACCACGTGCTCGGCCTCACCCTCGTGCTGCCCAACGGCGACATCGTCCAGGTGGGCGGCAAGGTGCCCGAGATGCCCGGCTATGACCTCACGGGCCTGTTTGTCGGCTCCGAAGGGACCCTGGGCATCGCCACCGAGATCACCCTGCGCATCGTCAAAACCCCTGAAACCATTCGGGTGCTGCTGGCGGACTTCACCAGCGTGGAGGCTGCCGGAGCGGCGGTCTCGGACATCATCAGCGCAGGCATTATCCCTGGCGGCATGGAGATGATGGACAACTTCAGCATCAACGCTGTCGAGGACGTCGTGGCCACCCAGTGCTACCCCCGCGACGCGGAGGCGATCTTGCTGGTAGAGGTAGACGGTCTGGCGGTGGAAGTCGACGCCAACAGCCGCCGGGTCGAGGAGCTGTGCCGCAAAAACGGCGCTCGCAACGTCACCAGCGCCTCAGATCCGGAGGAGCGCCTGCGCCTCTGGAAGGGCCGCAAGGCGGCCTTCGCGGCCATGGGCAAGCTGAGCCCAGACTACTACGTCCAAGACGGGGTGATTCCCCGCACCAAGCTGCCCTACGTGCTGAAGGAAATCGAGGCCCTCGGGGAGCAGTACGGCTACCGGGTGGCCAATGTTTTTCACGCGGGGGACGGCAACCTTCACCCGCTGATCCTGTACAACAACGGAGAGCCCGGCGCCCTGGCCCAGGTGGAGGCCCTAGGCGGGGCGATTTTGAAGCTGTGCGTGCGGGTGGGAGGCAGCATCTCCGGGGAGCACGGCATCGGGGCCGACAAGCGCTGCTACATGCCAGAGATGTTTAGCGAGGCGGATCTGGAGACGATGCAGTGGGTCCGGGGCGCGTTCAATCCCAAGGGGTTGGCGAATCCGACCAAGATTTTCCCGACGCCGCGCACCTGTGGGGAGGGGGCGAGTACCGAGGTGGCGAAGGCGTTCCCGGCGATCGCCCAGTTCTAGGGATTGTCGCCGCCGAAGAGCTGAACCTCAGCCCCCTGGAGAAAATTGGCCTTTCCCTCAAAGCGACAGGTCGATCGCGAGCTGACCATCATATCGACGACGAACTGTCCGTCTTGCCGCAGCTCGATGGGGGAGCCGTCGTAGCCGACCAGGTTCCAGGTCATGACCTGAGCGCCGTCGAGGGTGCCTGCACTGGCCACCGTGAGATCAGGGTTGAGGGTCAACACGTGGGTGCCAAGGTCTTCGCTCAGGACCAGGGTGAAGCCAGTGTCGTTGGGCTCGACGGAGGCGTACCAGAGGGCGTTATTTCGCTGTGACCCCTGGATACTGGCGCACTGAACCTGGCCCAGAGGCGCCCGGGGAGCGGCGATCGCCGCTGCTCCCGGACCCAGCACCAGCGCCAAGGCCACCAAGCCCACACGGAGATTTCTGCGCATAGCCCGCCTATCTAGAAAATTAAGAAGAACACCCCTAGCAACAGCGTGCTAGTTGCCGTTTCCTGGCTGGCGGAGCTCTTCTTGCAGGGTTTCTTGCATGATCTTGATCAGTCGCGGCGTCATCAGCGCCGTGCTGCGCTCGGTGGCTTCGCGCATCAGCTGTGGCTGGCTCTGGATCAGGCGCTGGCCCGTCGGCGTCTGGTAAAAGGCAATGATGTCTTGCAGGTCTTCGACGGTGAAGTACTTGTCGTAGAGCGGATAGTACACCTCGCTCATCAGCTCATCAAAGGTGACCGCCGCCATCATGCGGGTGGCTAGCTTATCGAAGATCTGCTGCGACTGGGTTTCGAGAGCAGTTTGCTGATTGGCGTTCATCTGGGTGCCGGCCATCCCCTGCAAGATTTGGGGCAGGCTCATGCGGGCCTGCTCTAGGGTGACCGCCATGGTTTGCTCGTAGAGCTTGCGCCCGCCGGTGAGCTCCATGAGCTGGTCGATCAGGGCGCGCTTTTCGGCGGAGAGGGGTGCCTGGGCTGGCTGGGTGGCGGGGGCCGGGGCGCTCGGGGTCGCCTCGGCGCGGGCAGCGGTGGGCAGCCCGATCAGGGTGGCCAGGGCAAGGCTAGTAGTCCAAGACCAGAGGCGCATAATCGAAGATCTCCCAAGAAGTTTTAACAAGGGCTACGGGGCGGTGACGGTGGATTCCAGAGGGGGGTGCCCGAAGCGGACGATCGCTCGTTGACAAACTGGACCAAGGCCGGGAAAAAGTCCAGAAAGTGCTGACACAGGGCGGCTTCGTGGGCTTCTAGCTCCTCGATCGCGCCTGCGAGGGAGTTGGTGCGCTTGATGCGCTGCGAGATCCGGTTGAGGGTGTGGCCGATGCCGTCGAGCCTGCCATAGCAGCTCAGCCAGTCCTCGGCGATCAGGGCCTGAACGGCGATCGCGGCCCGCTCGGGCAGGTATCCCTGGTACTGCGCCAGCGCGCTGTAGGTCGCTGCGATGAACCCTGGCAGCGACCCGCTCGAAAAGCGGGACCAGTGCTGACACAGGCAGTAGTCGTAGACCACATCGACAATAATGCCAGCGAAGCGGCGGCGCAGCGGGCTGATCAGGCGCTTGCTGGCCAAAACTGTGGGGTGGTGGTCGGTGAAGTGGTCAATGGCCCGGTGCAGCCGAATCCCCGCGATCACTTCTGCCCCAAAGCGTTCGTCCGGCTGCCCCTTCACAAAGTCCCCCAGCAGGCTGCCCATGAGGGCCTCGGGGGTGGGGTCCGCCAGATAAAGGTGTGCCAAAAAGTTCATCGTGCGATCGCCCATCCGTGGGTCCGGCCATGGATGGGCTGGGAGTGGGGCTTTAAGCTTGCCAATCTGTCTCCGCTGCTGGAGCTTCAGCGGCTGCGTGTTTGGCATTCCAATAAAACATAAACAAGACCAAAACCGGAACAATGAAGAGAATCTGGTAAATACATTCAGACAGAACTTGAACAATCAAATTCTGATCTTGATTGAGAAGTCCTAAGGGAAATGAAATGAAGAGAATCATGCCTAAAATTAGGCCGACAAAAATCAGGATTATTGTTAGGAAAATATCCCATTTCTTGCCTTTTGTGAGTTCTTGACTCAGGTTGCAGGCCTGTAGACCCGTGGCACCCTCCAAAACGACGATCGCATCGGTAAAAGAGAGCCGCAACGCCAGCAAAATACCTGGAATAATAAAAACAATCAGGCCAAGAATCGTAATGACGCTGACTAAAATGCGAGTCAGGAGCAGCTTAAAGCTTTTGCGGGCTCCGTGGGACATGGATACGCCATAGCTGAGAGGCTGGCCTTGCTGGAACTGGGAAGCCGCGTGGAGAATCGCGCCGATATAAAAGGGGCCAAAGGCTAGCTCAATGATGTTGGCAATCCTCAATTCCTGAAGATAGATTCGCGCTTCATCTCCTCCCATCATCTCCGGAAAGACGTAGAGCCGCAAATAGACCAGTAAAATGGATCCTGGCAGCCAAATCGTTAATTTTAAGGCGCTTAGAAGTCCAAAATTTTTAACAAATATTTGGGTGGCGTCGCGAATTTCCGAAATCATGCAGAGAAGATTTTCCCTTTGACTTTGAAATAAAAACTCAGAATAGCACTGCTGTTAATCAAATCTCGAAAATTAAAATCTTGTTAACCTTATGCCTAGACTGTGATTTTGAAGCAGGGAATTGGCTGATAGGAAGCAGCGCGATCGCGTTCTTTCGGCGGGCCCTGGATAATGGCGATCGCCTCCAGGGGTTTCGGCGCTGAGTGGTGGTGGGGTGCCCTAGGCTAGAGTGTTGTACGACGACCTTTATTGCTTGGATGTCTGTGTCTTTTTCTGACTTGTCTGGGTCATCGGTGGTGACTGGCAATCCCTTGAGCATTGCGCCGATGATGGACCGTACCGATCGCCATTTTCGATATTTTTTGCGCCAAATTACCCGCTGCACGCTGCTGTATACCGAAATGGTGACCAGCGCGGCGATTATTCACGGCGATCGCGACCATTTGCTGGGATTTTCCCCTGAAGAGAAGCCGCTGTCGCTCCAGGTGGGCGGTGATGATCCGGCCCAGTTGGCCCAGTGTGCCCGCATTGCCGAGGACTTTGGCTACGACGAGATCAACCTGAATGTGGGCTGCCCGAGCGATCGCGTCCAGAGCGGCAACTTCGGGGCCTGCCTGATGGCCCAGCCCGAGCGCGTCGCCGAGGCCGTAGCGGCCATGCAGGCCGTGACCCGGCTGCCCGTCACCGTCAAGCACCGGATCGGCATCGACGATCGCGATCGCTACGAAGACATGACCGCTTTTGTGGAAACCGTCGCCTCAGCGGGCTGCCGTCACTTCACCGTTCACGCCCGCAAAGCGTGGCTCCAGGGCCTCAGCCCCAAGGAAAATCGCGACGTGCCGCCCCTGCGCTACGACGACGTGTACCGGCTCAAGCAAGACTTTCCCCACCTATTTATCGAGATTAATGGCGGCATCACGACTCTGGAGCAGGCCCGCGATCATCTTCAGCGCGTGGACGCCGTGATGATTGGCCGCGCTGCCTACGACCATCCGTTTCTCTTCGCCACCGTCGATCGCGACTTCTACGGTCAAGCCGTCGAGCCGCCGACTCGCCAAGCCGTGGCCGAGGCCATGGTGCCCTACATTGCCCGCTGGGTTGGTCCCCAGTTCAAGCTCAACCGGATCAGCCGCCACATGCTGCAACTGTTTAACGGGCAGCCCGGTAGCCGCGCCTGGAAGCGCCACATCACCGAGAACGCGTGCCGGGTGGGAGCGGGGCCAGAGGTGATTTTGGCGGCGCTGCCCGAGACGGCGCGATCGCCTTTCAGCCTCGCGCTAGAGGCACCCTAGCGTCGAAATTTGATATTACAACAGGCGATCGCCTGCCCTGCGCCCGGTCAAAAATCTTCTTGACAAGTCGGACTCATTACGAGTACGCTTTATTCATTGAGATTCTGACGTTCAACTCGCCCTCAAAAGGAGTCATTCATGCTGCCGAATCGCGAAGGCCAACGCGTCCCCAGCGTCACGTTCCGCACCCGCCAGAACAACGACTGGGTCGATGTCACGACCGATGAACTCTTCAGCGGCAAGACCGTCATTGTCTTTGCGCTCCCGGGAGCTTTCACCCCCACCTGCTCTGCGACCCACCTGCCCGGCTACAACGACCTCGCCCCCGTGTTCAAGCAAAACGGCGTGGACGACATCATCTGCCTGTCGGTGAATGATGCTTTCGTGATGAACGAGTGGGCTAAATCCCAAGAAGCCAGCAATATTCGGCTAATTCCCGACGGAAACGGCGAATTCTCCGCTGGCATGGGCCTGCTGGTGGATAAGGCGGACCTGGGCTTCGGCAAGCGCTCTTGGCGCTACTCCATGCTGGTCAAGGATGGCGTCATCGAGAAAATGTTCATCGAGCCGGAGGAGCCCGGCGATCCCTTCAAGGTCTCTGATGCTGAGACCATGCTCCAATATCTCAACCCCGAGGCCGCTCGTCCCAAGCTGGTGTCCCTCTTTGCCAAGGAAGGCTGCCCCTACTGCGCCCGCGCCAAAGAGCTGCTGAAGTCCAAGGGCATGGAGTACGAAGAAATCGTCCTTGGGACCGACATCACCACGCGATCGCTGCGGGCGGTGACGGGCTCGACCACGGTGCCCCAGGTGTACATCGACGGTCATCTGATTGGCGGCTCCGAAGCCCTCGCTGAGTACCTGAGCAAGGTCTAAAGTTTTTCAGCGTTCCCTGTTGCAGAAAGCGATCGCCCTGAGCGATCGCTTTTTTTGTGGCTGAGGCGGGCGTCTAGGGCTTGCGGTAGGGCTCGAGCAGCGCTTCCCAGCTACTGATGGCCTGCTCATACTCGGCCTCGCACTGCGCGGCCCGGTCCTCCGGCAGCCAGTCCGCCTCGACCCAGTCCTGATAGCTCTCCGGATCGCTGCCGTAGAGCAGGCACGTCATGTTGTAGCCCCGCTGGACGCTGAGGCTGTGCTCATCCCAGAAGGCCAGATCTTCCTCTTCGGCCTCGGCTGCCGCGTCCAAGTCAAACTGCTCAATGGCCGCGATCACGGCGTCTTCTTCTTCGCTCTCAGTGAGCAAGATGGCCGCGAAATTATCGACGATGTCTTCTTCGCGGCCCACGATGGGGAGCTGGTACTGGTCCACCAGCGCATGCCCTAGCTCATGGAAAAAGGTGAAAAATCCGGCGTAGAGCACCTCGGTTTCGTAGTCGGTCTCGCGCTCCTCATCCGCCGCAAACGCATCGGCGTAGTACCGAATCAGCTCGTAGCACATCGTGATTTGGGAATTTTCGGCGTCGTAGTAGGCGTTTTCTTCGTCGCAGGCATCAAAGGAAATCAGCACATCCTGGGGCAGGGCAAAGGTCTCATTTAGGTCGGCGACGAGGCCGTCATAGAACTCGCTGCTCTCAAGGATTTCCCGAATGCTTCGCAGCTCTGGATCTTCGACGGGCTGGTACTCCAGGACAAAGTCGCCCGCGTCTTCAAGGGTCTCGCTATTCGCCGCCAGGCTATCGACGGTCTCGCAGCCTGACAGGGCGATCGCCAAGACACAGCACGCTACAGCGCAAGAACGCAAAAATTCCATAGGGAACTCAGTAGAAAAATTGCCAGATACGAGGCCTAGAGTGCCCAAAAGCCTGCCAAAAGGCGCGACAGGAAAAATCTTGCTGGGGAAAGGGCGATCGCCTTTAGAAAAAATAAGCAATAAATCGTACTTCTAAGGAAGTATTGACTCAGAATTTTTACAGTCAACTGCAATATAAAAAATGATTTTCTGTTGAATTAAAGCTTGACTTCGTTGGCCTCTCCTAAAAAAAGAAAGCATGCTGAAATTGCTTATCTAAGGAAATAAAAGCGAGATGAAGTCTGCAATTTGGCAGGTGTATTTTGGGGCGATCGCGTTAGATTTAAACCGCCTCTTATGCCCCTAGGAGCCTCCACTTATGGCCACCATCTTGATGATTGGCAGCCGTCATTTCATGAGCCACAACTGGGCGCATCACTCCGAGAACACCCTGCTATTTCCCAAGAAGTTTCCCACCGGCCGCTATTCCCTCGATCGCTTCTGGCCCCCCTTCGAAGCCCTCGGCACCTGGAAACCCATTGCAGCACCCTACGATTTGATCCACGGCTTCAAGGCAGTTCCCTATACTCAGCGGCCTTTTGTGGTCAGTTTTGAGCTCTTTTTGCCCCATATCTACGCCAGCCACCAGGGGATGGCGGCTCAGGCCCTCGATCGCCTGCTGTGCCATCGCCTCACCTTGCCCAACTGCCGCAAAATCATTGCGTCTTCGGAGTACGCCAAGGGGCGATTTCTCAAGCGCTGGGCCGAGGGCGGGCGATCGCCCAGCATCGCTGACAAGCTGACCGTGATCCCGGCCAATGCCCCGATCCAGGTGTCTGCGCCTAAAACCCTCTCTGCGACCCAGCCTCAGCTCAAACTGCTGTTTGTGGGGCACCATCTGGCGCGCAAAGGAGGAATTGTAGCCCTTCGCTTGGCCCAGAAACTCCTCAAAGAAAAGCTGCCGATCACGATTGAAATTGTTTCAGATCTGAAAATAGGCGCAGGGATTCCGACGGACTTTCCCGATCGCCAAAAATATGCGGCTGACCTAGAACTTTTGACCCTGGAAAATATCACTTTTTCAGAACGATTGCCCAATGCTGAAGTGCTGAGAAAACTTCAGGCCTGTCACTTTCAGCTATTGCCAACGCTGCAAGATATTTGCGCCTACAGCATTATCGAAGGCTTGGCCACAGCGACCCCGGCGATCGCCACCAATATTGGCGCAGTTCCTGAGTGGATCGAGCACGAAAAAACGGGGTATCTCCTGCCGCTGCCGGTGGACGAAAACCAGATGTGGCGCGACTGGCAGTCTCGCAAAACCCTGCCCCCAGAAGACTACTGGGATGTCCTCAATGCCACCTACGATCGCCTAGCCGATCAGGCCTTCGAGACCCTGGCCACCTTCTGGAATCGGTCAGACCGGGATGCGGTGTATGAAAGCCTCAGCCGCAATGCCCTAGAGCGGGCGCGATCGCACCACAGCTCAGAGGTAGCCAGTCGCCACCTAGACGCCGTCTACGCAGAGGCCCTGGCCCCAGCGGGGACGCGGGTGCCGGTGCTGGCGGGCGATCGCTAGTCGACCTGCGTCGCCTGCTCCCGGACCTCAGCAGGAATCGCCTGACTGCCGTAGAGAACCAGCAGCGTCAGCAAACCAATGCCCACCAGGTACTTCACCGGGTCCGGAATGCCGGGATTG
This genomic stretch from Geitlerinema sp. PCC 7407 harbors:
- a CDS encoding trehalase family glycosidase, with amino-acid sequence MVLETPDIRSSTLDLDFAPDRIAMMRTYIKRTWQTLSRDHSHILEAARDSKIDHLPGSPWPVYISPKEDCTQVDGAIRRAISPHEYAQIEIRVLPSELEQIDPHGLLYLPKSYVVPGGRFNEMYGWDSYFIQLGLLRDGEYDLAQNLVDQLLYEIDHYGTILNANRTYLLTRSQPPFITRMVLAMFEHSQDKAWLESILHILETYYYYWMVPPHLNQCTGLSRYYDFGEGPAPEVVASEQDDQGRTHYDRVREFYRTFRVEAYDVSLYYDAQTDTLTDLFYKGDRSMRESGLDPTHRFGPFSVDIIHYAPVCLNVLLYQMEQDLGEIRAILGHEESAAYWRDRAQSRVQLIDQFLWDEERGLYFDYNFRTDQRRHYEYATTFYPLWAGIASETQARRVVENLSKFEAPGGLLTSTHVTGNQWDAPFGWAPLHLMAVQGLRRYGYRVEGDRIGRKFLALVLQEFERTNTLLEKYDVENCSSKVSEEIHFGYSTNEIGFGWTNGVILELLALLKDADP
- the glcD gene encoding glycolate oxidase subunit GlcD; amino-acid sequence: MLEQQNGRSRDWRPVIQQFEAIVGKRGVIQRREELLTYECDGLTSYRQRPALAVLPRTTEQVSEILKVCDREGIPFVTRGAGTGLSGGALPLEDSVLVVTSLMRQILEIDYDNQRVVVQPGIINNWVTQAVSGRGFFYAPDPSSQIICSIGGNVAENSGGVHCLKYGVTTNHVLGLTLVLPNGDIVQVGGKVPEMPGYDLTGLFVGSEGTLGIATEITLRIVKTPETIRVLLADFTSVEAAGAAVSDIISAGIIPGGMEMMDNFSINAVEDVVATQCYPRDAEAILLVEVDGLAVEVDANSRRVEELCRKNGARNVTSASDPEERLRLWKGRKAAFAAMGKLSPDYYVQDGVIPRTKLPYVLKEIEALGEQYGYRVANVFHAGDGNLHPLILYNNGEPGALAQVEALGGAILKLCVRVGGSISGEHGIGADKRCYMPEMFSEADLETMQWVRGAFNPKGLANPTKIFPTPRTCGEGASTEVAKAFPAIAQF
- a CDS encoding DUF2059 domain-containing protein, which codes for MRLWSWTTSLALATLIGLPTAARAEATPSAPAPATQPAQAPLSAEKRALIDQLMELTGGRKLYEQTMAVTLEQARMSLPQILQGMAGTQMNANQQTALETQSQQIFDKLATRMMAAVTFDELMSEVYYPLYDKYFTVEDLQDIIAFYQTPTGQRLIQSQPQLMREATERSTALMTPRLIKIMQETLQEELRQPGNGN
- a CDS encoding ACP phosphodiesterase; its protein translation is MNFLAHLYLADPTPEALMGSLLGDFVKGQPDERFGAEVIAGIRLHRAIDHFTDHHPTVLASKRLISPLRRRFAGIIVDVVYDYCLCQHWSRFSSGSLPGFIAATYSALAQYQGYLPERAAIAVQALIAEDWLSCYGRLDGIGHTLNRISQRIKRTNSLAGAIEELEAHEAALCQHFLDFFPALVQFVNERSSASGTPLWNPPSPPRSPC
- the dusA gene encoding tRNA dihydrouridine(20/20a) synthase DusA, which encodes MSVSFSDLSGSSVVTGNPLSIAPMMDRTDRHFRYFLRQITRCTLLYTEMVTSAAIIHGDRDHLLGFSPEEKPLSLQVGGDDPAQLAQCARIAEDFGYDEINLNVGCPSDRVQSGNFGACLMAQPERVAEAVAAMQAVTRLPVTVKHRIGIDDRDRYEDMTAFVETVASAGCRHFTVHARKAWLQGLSPKENRDVPPLRYDDVYRLKQDFPHLFIEINGGITTLEQARDHLQRVDAVMIGRAAYDHPFLFATVDRDFYGQAVEPPTRQAVAEAMVPYIARWVGPQFKLNRISRHMLQLFNGQPGSRAWKRHITENACRVGAGPEVILAALPETARSPFSLALEAP
- a CDS encoding glutathione peroxidase; translation: MLPNREGQRVPSVTFRTRQNNDWVDVTTDELFSGKTVIVFALPGAFTPTCSATHLPGYNDLAPVFKQNGVDDIICLSVNDAFVMNEWAKSQEASNIRLIPDGNGEFSAGMGLLVDKADLGFGKRSWRYSMLVKDGVIEKMFIEPEEPGDPFKVSDAETMLQYLNPEAARPKLVSLFAKEGCPYCARAKELLKSKGMEYEEIVLGTDITTRSLRAVTGSTTVPQVYIDGHLIGGSEALAEYLSKV
- a CDS encoding DUF4344 domain-containing metallopeptidase, producing MEFLRSCAVACCVLAIALSGCETVDSLAANSETLEDAGDFVLEYQPVEDPELRSIREILESSEFYDGLVADLNETFALPQDVLISFDACDEENAYYDAENSQITMCYELIRYYADAFAADEERETDYETEVLYAGFFTFFHELGHALVDQYQLPIVGREEDIVDNFAAILLTESEEEDAVIAAIEQFDLDAAAEAEEEDLAFWDEHSLSVQRGYNMTCLLYGSDPESYQDWVEADWLPEDRAAQCEAEYEQAISSWEALLEPYRKP
- a CDS encoding glycosyltransferase family 4 protein; the protein is MATILMIGSRHFMSHNWAHHSENTLLFPKKFPTGRYSLDRFWPPFEALGTWKPIAAPYDLIHGFKAVPYTQRPFVVSFELFLPHIYASHQGMAAQALDRLLCHRLTLPNCRKIIASSEYAKGRFLKRWAEGGRSPSIADKLTVIPANAPIQVSAPKTLSATQPQLKLLFVGHHLARKGGIVALRLAQKLLKEKLPITIEIVSDLKIGAGIPTDFPDRQKYAADLELLTLENITFSERLPNAEVLRKLQACHFQLLPTLQDICAYSIIEGLATATPAIATNIGAVPEWIEHEKTGYLLPLPVDENQMWRDWQSRKTLPPEDYWDVLNATYDRLADQAFETLATFWNRSDRDAVYESLSRNALERARSHHSSEVASRHLDAVYAEALAPAGTRVPVLAGDR